Proteins found in one Triticum urartu cultivar G1812 chromosome 4, Tu2.1, whole genome shotgun sequence genomic segment:
- the LOC125552576 gene encoding DNA repair protein UVH3, which translates to MGVHGLWGLLAPVGRRVSVETLAGKRLAVDASIWMVQFMRAMRDDKGDMVRDAHILGFLRRICKLLFLRARPVFVFDGATPALKRRTLAARRRNRDAAQAKVRKTAEKLLISHLKASRLEELAAQIKSDRAKHDAKGKQVGSSRGEETEKTDGDQNRNDDGENSRGAAAPINQEKLDELLAASLAAEDEAGLTGKGERNPASVPSQEGTGIDEDENDDDEEMIFPITTGDIDPAVLASLPPSMQLDLLVQMRERVMAENRQKYQKIKKEPAKFSELQIQSYLKTVAFRREIEEVRKGAAGKDVGGIQTSKIASEANREFIFSSSFTGDKQTLAQRGVEEQIVDSGKSKTEISSAIFKSSPSSSSRSIKPHSGEPSTGFGPDVETYRDERGRMRVSRVRGMGIRMTRDIQRNLDFIKEHEQAKSMGQANIGKGSTNNEEPPDFPEHLFENDGLQSSVGLGEDFGEIIGDNHHTSSLVGGSDDISESSCHGSKDTIEISFVDDQIGVKDNDDKLFLHLVSGTSSKLFADGDRLAKTTEESDNSEGIWEEGVIEEQTLPMKVGEKDYQSSPPDNCCTDDEVEWEEGVCDVPEVPFSSEYNQCKLPKGDIEEEALIQEAIRRSLEDSEKQEFENGIPEDLETSIEDKSLQSHDVPKPSEAPATTYSHSEASFGKETIKEMGIKNSSGEVGVMHDPEVLEAERKENEKQAQLESNDGRAGTNTDYSRGSSPVYNVSTSTLTARPSCSPKVQDNDAIVSATSVHEWPKEEEQNTLNSHKSECNTNDPYIGETSMAAHKEPLMDELVANDAIQKENVIQEDMNITTSEINSTRLNENYDSHIISENNLEKEISFLRQEQVDLGNERRKLESHAESVSSEMFAECQELLQMFGLPYIIAPMEAEAQCAYMEINNLVDGVVTDDSDVFLFGARNVYKNIFDDRKYVETYLMKDIESELGLTREQLIRMALLLGSDYTEGISGIGIVNAIEVVHAFPEEDGLQQFREWIESPDPAILGKFDVETSGSSKRRKSGGNESCEKGNSLEPECVEGSDNNQSSNETQHIKEVFMSNHRNVSKNWHIPSTFPSETVINAYISPQVDDSTERFSWGRPDLSLLRKLCWERFGWNKEKADELLLPVLKEYNKHETQLRMEAFYSFNERFAKIRSKRIQKAIKGITGKTFSETDELNEDSPSTSDAPKKKEAGRSSRAKPRGKRNTGAEPRNMGSQEDDKIGDPNSFADADALAEEQRNVSKKKNASPSGRSRGRGRKKMNVRQETTRDEEDFEVQMSNLSADEDSHKRHTNKYKSEGITVRKSNRKRKQVTYMEDDHEADDNTVPLHQVDEDDPSQIGTDIDTAGRDTQSNLLHQDTSELNSDQMHMDPGTAEDLNEDPLGFELYDDQTDSAPKEYLFTGGGFCAEEDEQDTAVDRSGGETVGGTSDACEDIAGVSDGGKSIGLSTPTEECAEDASTDARGASSSKRHNAGSGLPKIAKRRRK; encoded by the exons ATGGGCGTGCACGGGCTGTGGGGGCTGCTGGCCCCGGTGGGGCGGCGCGTGTCGGTGGAGACCCTGGCGGGGAAGCGGCTGGCGGTGGACGCCAGCATCTGGATGGTGCAGTTCATGCGGGCGATGCGGGACGACAAGGGCGACATGGTCCGCGACGCCCACATCCTCGGCTTCCTCCGCCGCATCTGCAAGCTCCTCTTCCTCCGGGCCCGCCCGGTCTTCGTCTTCGACGGCGCCACGCCGGCCCTCAAGCGCCGCaccctcgccgcccgccgccggaaCCGCGACGCCGCGCAGGCCAAGGTCCGCAAGACCGCCGAGAAGCTCCTAATCTCCCAT CTCAAGGCAAGTAGGCTTGAAGAATTGGCAGCTCAAATCAAAAGTGACAGGGCTAAGCATGATGCTAAGGGCAAGCAGGTTGGGAGCAGTAGAGGAGAAGAAACTGAGAAAACAGATGGAGATCAAAACCGAAATGACGATGGCGAGAACAGCAGGGGGGCAGCTGCACCAATCAACCAGGAAAAATTGGATGAACT GCTGGCAGCGTCACTTGCTGCAGAGGACGAGGCAGGTTTGACTGGCAAAGGGGAACGAAATCCTGCAAGTGTCCCATCACAAGAAGGAACTGGCATTGACGAAGATGAGAACGACGATGATGAAGAGATGATATTT CCTATTACAACTGGTGACATTGATCCTGCTGTGTTAGCTTCTCTCCCTCCATCAATGCAGCTAGATCTACTTGTTCAG ATGAGGGAGAGGGTGATGGCTGAAAACAGGCAGAAGtaccaaaaaataaaaaag GAGCCTGCAAAATTTTCAGAGCTTCAAATACAGTCCTATCTGAAAACGGTTGCTTTTCGTCGAGAGATAGAAGAAGTTCGGAAGGGTGCTGCAGGTAAGGATGTTGGGGGCATCCAGACATCGAAAATAGCATCGGAAGCTAACAGAGAGTTCATtttctcatcatcattcactGGTGATAAACA GACATTGGCACAAAGAGGTGTAGAGGAGCAGATTGTTGATAGCGGTAAATCAAAAACGGAAATTAGTTCTGCTATCTTCAAATCCAGTCCGTCAAGTAGTTCTAGATCAATTAAACCTCACAGCGGTGAGCCTTCAACGGGTTTTGGGCCTGATGTTGAGACATATCGTGATGAGAGAGGAAGGATGAGAGTAAGTAGGGTGAGAGGAATGGGAATTCGTATGACTCGTGATATTCAAAGGAATTTGGATTTTATCAAAGAGCATGAGCAGGCAAAAAGCATGGGACAGGCCAACATAGGCAAAGGATCAACTAACAATGAAGAACCACCAGATTTTCCAGAACATCTTTTTGAAAATGATGGGCTGCAAagctctgttggtctaggtgaaGATTTTGGTGAAATTATTGGTGACAACCATCACACATCGTCACTTGTAGGAGGATCTGATGATATTTCTGAGAGTTCCTGCCATGGGAGCAAAGATACAATAGAGATATCTTTTGTGGATGATCAAATTGGAGTGAAGGACAACGACGACAAGCTATTTTTGCATTTAGTTTCTGGAACTTCATCCAAGTTATTTGCTGATGGTGATCGTTTGGCTAAAACTACAGAAGAATCTGACAACTCCGAGGGTATTTGGGAAGAAGGTGTCATAGAAGAACAAACACTTCCTATGAAGGTTGGTGAGAAGGATTATCAATCATCACCTCCTGATAACTGTTGTACTGACGATGAGGTGGAATGGGAGGAAGGTGTCTGTGATGTTCCTGAAGTTCCTTTTAGTAGTGAATACAATCAGTGTAAATTACCAAAAGGGGATATAGAAGAAGAGGCTCTCATACAGGAAGCAATAAGGAGAAGTTTAGAGGACTCCGAGAAGCAGGAATTTGAAAATGGAATCCCTGAAGATTTGGAAACATCTATTGAAGATAAATCTTTGCAATCTCATGATGTTCCCAAACCATCTGAAGCTCCTGCTACAACTTATTCCCACTCCGAAGCTTCTTTTGGTAAAGAAACAATCAAAGAAATGGGAATAAAAAACAGTTCTGGTGAGGTTGGTGTTATGCATGATCCTGAAGTGCTTGAAGCtgaaagaaaagaaaatgaaaaacaAGCTCAACTGGAGAGTAATGATGGACGAGCTGGTACAAACACAGATTATTCGCGGGGGTCTTCTCCAGTGTATAATGTATCCACAAGTACTCTTACTGCAAGGCCATCTTGCAGCCCAAAGGTTCAGGACAATGATGCAATCGTGTCCGCAACCAGCGTTCATGAGTGGCCTAAAGAGGAAGAGCAAAACACTTTGAATTCTCATAAATCAGAATGCAACACAAATGATCCTTATATTGGAGAAACCTCCATGGCGGCCCACAAGGAACCTTTGATGGATGAATTGGTAGCCAATGATGCCATACAAAAGGAAAATGTTATTCAGGAAGATATGAACATTACCACTTCTGAGATCAACAGTACACGATTAAATGAGAATTATGATAGCCATATTATATCAGAAAATAATCTGGAGAAGGAAATATCTTTTCTTAGACAAGAACAGGTAGATCTTGGAAATGAAAGGCGAAAACTTGAAAGCCATGCAGAGTCTGTCAGCAGTGAGATGTTTGCTGAGTGCCAG GAATTGCTCCAAATGTTCGGCTTGCCGTATATAATTGCACCAATGGAAGCTGAAGCTCAGTGTGCTTACATGGAAATCAACAACCTTGTTGATGGAGTTGTTACTGATGATTCAGATGTCTTCCTGTTTGGGGCAAGGAATGtttataaaaatatatttgatGATAGGAAGTATGTGGAAACATACCTTATGAAG GACATCGAGTCGGAGCTGGGACTAACAAGGGAACAGTTAATTCGTATGGCTCTGCTTCTGGGGAGTGACTACACTGAAGGAATTAG TGGTATTGGCATTGTGAACGCTATTGAAGTTGTACATGCATTTCCTGAGGAAGATGGCCTCCAACAGTTCAGAGAATGGATTGAATCACCGGATCCAGCGATATTGGGGAAATTTGATGTCGAAACCAGTGGCAGCTCAAAGAGAAGGAAATCTGGTGGAAATGAATCgtgtgaaaaaggaaatagcctGGAACCTGAATGTGTTGAAGGTTCTGATAATAACCAATCTTCTAATGAGACCCAACATATCAAGGAAGTATTTATGAGTAACCAT AGGAACGTGAGCAAGAACTGGCATATTCCTTCCACTTTTCCTAGTGAGACAGTCATCAATGCATACATTTCTCCCCAAGTGGATGATTCAACAGAACGTTTTTCCTGGGGAAGACCAGACTTAAGCTTGCTACGCAA GTTATGTTGGGAAAGGTTTGGCTGGAACAAGGAGAAAGCTGACGAACTGCTGCTTCCTGTTTTGAAAGAGTATAATAAGCATGAG ACTCAGCTGCGCATGGAGGCATTTTATTCATTCAATGAGAGATTTGCAAAAATACGTAGCAAAAGGATTCAGAAAGCTATCAAGGGTATCACAGGGAAAACTTTCTCAGAAACGGATGAACTCAATGAGGATAGTCCCAGTACTAGTGATGCACCCAAGAAGAAAGAGGCAGGCCGCTCTAGCCGTGCTAAACCGAGAGGAAAAAGGAACACCGGTGCTGAACCTAGAAACATGGGAAGTCAAGAAGATGACAAAATTGGTGATCCTAATAGCTTTGCCGATGCGGATGCACTTGCGGAAGAACAGAGAAATGTCAGTAAGAAGAAGAACGCAAGCCCCTCAGGTCGTTCTAGAGGGAGAGGTCGAAAAAAGATGAATGTTCGACAAGAGACTACTAGAGATGAGGAAGATTTCGAAGTTCAAATGTCTAATTTGTCCGCAGATGAGGACTCGCATAAAAGGCACACCAACAAATACAAATCAGAAGGAATAACAGTACGTAAG TCCAACCGGAAGAGGAAACAAGTAACGTACATGGAAGATGACCACGAAGCTGATGACAATACTGTCCCCTTGCATCAAGTCGATGAAGATGACCCTAGCCAAATTGGCACCGACATTGACACAGCTGGACGAGACACGCAATCCAATCTGCTCCATCAGGATACAAGTGAACTGAACAGCGACCAGATGCACATGGACCCAGGCACTGCCGAAGATCTGAATGAAGATCCCTTGGGCTTTGAGTTATATGATGACCAGACTGATTCTGCACCAAAAGAATACCTTTTCACTGGAGGCGGATTCTGTGCGGAGGAGGATGAACAAGATACAGCGGTTGATCGATCTGGCGGGGAAACAGTGGGTGGAACAAGTGACGCATGTGAGGATATCGCGGGGGTTTCTGACGGCGGTAAAAGTATAGGCCTGTCGACGCCGACTGAAGAGTGTGCAGAGGATGCTAGTACGGACGCCCGGGGTGCATCTTCATCGAAGCGACACAATGCTGGCAGTGGTCTGCCCAAGATTGCCAAACGTAGGAGAAAATAA
- the LOC125552577 gene encoding membrane-associated progesterone-binding protein 4, whose protein sequence is MALGARLLLGLALLAALIAVLLQLYRLRKPRLWTLEELSIYNGTDEGLPILLGILGSVFDVTKGRSHYGPGGGYHHFSGRDASRAFVSGNFTGDGLTDSLQGLSSMEVNSIVDWRKFYVERYIFAGKIVGRYYDSEGNPTKYLKGVEMKAKRGAQLLEKQKREEDKIPSCNSKWSEAEGGEVWCETGYPRLVRRPGDIALTGQVSQRCACFQEGELGRPGLVVYQGCDYHSTSCIVK, encoded by the exons ATGGCGCTCGGCGCCCGCCTCCTCCTGGGCCTCGCGCTGCTCGCGGCCCTCATCGCCGTCCTCCTCCAGCTCTACcgcctcaggaagccg AGGTTGTGGACGCTGGAGGAGTTGTCGATATACAACGGAACAGATGAAGGGTTGCCCATATTGCTTGGTATTTTGGG CTCGGTGTTTGATGTCACAAAAGGAAGGTCACATTATGGCCCTGGAGGAGGCTATCACCACTTTTCGGGCAG GGACGCATCACGAGCTTTTGTTTCTGGAAATTTTACAG GTGATGGGCTGACAGATTCTTTGCAGGGTTTATCTAGCATGGAG GTAAATAGCATTGTTGACTGGAGGAAATTTTACGTTGAGAGATACAT ATTTGCTGGTAAAATTGTTGGACGCTACTACGACAGCGAGGGCAATCCTACAAAATATCTGAAGGGTGTGGAGATGAAGGCAAAAAGAGGTGCTCAGCTTCTTGAGAAGCAGAAGAGGGAGGAAGATAAAATACCCAGCTGTAATTCAAAATGGAGTGAGGCAGAGGGTGGAGAA GTTTGGTGCGAGACAGGGTACCCGAGGTTAGTGAGGAGGCCGGGCGACATAGCTCTGACGGGGCAGGTGAGCCAGCGGTGCGCCTGTTTCCAGGAGGGGGAGCTCGGGCGGCCGGGGCTAGTGGTGTACCAAGGCTGTGATTACCACTCCACATCGTGCATAGTCAAGTAG